The DNA sequence acagctttatgaGGACGTTAATGCATTTACACAGTTCTCaaaacagaagagagaaagagatgtgtGTTTGCAATAATTTGGttagttattaatattatatattactattAACAGTACTAATGCTATGTAATAAGGTGGGGGTGGCTCAACAGTtgaggctctgggttactgatcagaaggtcaggggttcaagccccagcaccatCAAACTGCCACTGtagggcccttgagcaaggcccttaaccctctccgCTCCAGGAGTGcagtatcatggctgaccctgcactctgaccccagcttcctaacaagctgggatatgcggaGGAAAGagtttcactgtgctgtaatgtatatgtgagggagagagagggagagggagagagaggaagaaataaAGGGCAAAGAgaaatatgagagagagagaaaaacatgaaaCGCACCTGTAGATGTGGAGAAAATGAGAACAGAAAGGTCTGTCCTGTGCCATAGTAGGTGGAGCTAACTCTGAGAGGGGCGGAGCAAACAGCACCAAATACCTGCAAtagacaataataatataataaatatgaataaatatggctaccataatataattaataataattatttattattattcttattattattattctgaattaattcatttatatacagtgtaaaactgtaaattatttaaatgtaacaacCCCAAAAAAAGGGGGAGGATGTGGtgacgcaaaaaaaaaaaaaaaaaaaaaaaagtaactaaaaaagtttttttttaaatatattgtattCAGAAAGGGAGATATTTACTGTCAGTATCTAAAAATTCACAATTGGACCATTTTTTTGACTTAAAgaattaataaagaaacatcTGCCAAGCCCAAGAGATTGGATTTAAATTGTcttaagggtgtgcaaacttttgcactcagctgtataGAAGTAAACTTGTGCAGATGTTagggtttttttccctcagtgtGTGCAAATTTCctcagtttgtgtttgtgtgtgtgtgtgtgtgtgtgtgtgtgtgtgtgtgtgtgtgttaggctcACCTGTCCGTAGGTGTCTTTAACGAGGACGATCATGCAGGTGTCCAGCTTGTTGGTGGTTCTGTACAGCGTCCTCAGACTGCTGCCGTGGCTCTGAGTACGATACGTTAACATCCACTCACACAGCCTTAATGTAGCagggagcgagtgagagagctacacacacacacacacacacattagtatCATCAATCATATCAATCATACAgtatgattaataattaataatacaggATATCTAGTAATCATTTAATGCATAATTATTGTATAACGTTTAaactgtaaggaataaaacactccgtgttgtgctttaatagaaaaataatcaacaacggtgtggtgtgatgaagcggtgtcactgttaccaccctatagctgattattttcctacaacagcacatcctgaagtgttttattcctcttatattacAGCCAgggagagctgctgttatagaaaataaaacaggcaaaaccttctgaccaatcacaatccagaattaataataataataataataataataataataataataataataataataataattacctgCTGTATCTGCGTGATACTCAGCACTTTGCTATCCTCAGACGTGATGTTCGAGGTGATTCCCTCGAGTCCGAGCAGACGGGGGACGTCCCAGAAGGTGCACTCGTTTTCCAGCTTCTGTCCATCTGTGCACTCATCCTGCACCTCCACCATGTGGAAGTCTTCATCGTCATCTTCCTCGTCTTCAACACTTCCCTCAAACCAGATGGAGCACGATTCACCTTTACTGAGACGGCTCATCTGTGACACGGGACGAGAGGAGAGACTGAATAAATCATTcgtttattctctctttctctccatcatcttcctcatcatcatcatcatcatcatcatctttctctctctgtccatcatgACACattcttctctctccatctttttctctgtcactctctccaTCATCCCACACTCTTCTTAGTCTgtctttatctgtctatctttctctctccatggTTTTCATCATCTCATGTCTCTCTTCTTGCTTCTCTCCACCCGccctcttttctcctctcttcattatctgtctttctctctttctctccatccatcGGTCTCTGTCATTTTCCCTTTCACCCCATCTTTTTCATCCGTCTTTCTTTCCATcatctcatttttctctctctctctcttttcccttatctccacctctccttctttttgtctctcttcacattctctccatctctctcttttttgtttcctcccctcttgctctttctctctctttttcatctctcttgctctctccacCATTTCACACCCTACtctgttcatttctctctcactctcaactttgctctctttctctattcttttctttctctctcttttcctttctatCTTTCTACATATCTTTCTCCATcgccttctctctttctgtttcattctctctcacttgttctgatggaggtgtatCAGTGGAcctgacatttttaaaagctcTTCTTTAATGGTCCATTTTTACTAGGAGTGCATTTATCACCtctgttaaaacacacacacacacacacacacacacacacacacagtcgtaGACATGTCCTTGGGGATGTGTGTTAGTGCAAATGGGTTTCTGTGGATTCAGgaaaagaaatacacacacagtgatccGTGATGTGTGTGAGGCTGAAACAAACATCTGCTGTAACTTCAGTGGAACAgtggattctggattctgattggtcagaatttgttgatgaattttctagaacagcagctctgacagcagtgtaggtttatactaatgcgcccgttctaatacgttattgtttcacagggactcgtacggcagacgctccacataaacggattaataAACCTGTGTAATCGTTGACatggtgaacttttctgtaaggagaaatgtgtttatttaacatttatggaaggagtctccagtgtcagtgctttgtaccagtcagaggtaaagctggaaagctttcagtcacatgacaaactgcgtctttgtttttcagaaaaaaagagaggctggtgagggaacaactgtgtatagctgctctaacgtaagtgagaacaggaacgaacttgtttaaatgtaacaataaatggagaaaaattatgacatcattctttaacaaacaatacaaaaatattatcCAAAATATTATCCTGTAATGGCTTAAAAAGTTTTCGATTTTAtcttatttgcttgtttgttttagtgttttggGACAGATGAAGACATCAGTGATGACAAACTGTAATAGCAGGCAAACTGctggggtataagaggaataaaacacatcaggacattagctaatgtagctaagtCACTGTAGcgtatagctaccagtttagcgtTACCTAATGATCTTATTTCTCCTTACATCCATCCTCACATCCACACAAagtaaattattcagtaaataacTACATAGAAATAAAGTATTCCTGGCTGAAACTGTAAATCCCGTCTGTACTGATGAAGAAATATAAATCCCATCACGTGTTAAAAACGCCTTTCACCTCAGTCACGTATTAACCGAGACGTGTTTATTTAAGATAAATGTTTCTGAGCTGAAATCTCCTACTGATGATTAAATGAATCAAATCCACTCTGACTCCGTAGCACCTATCACTCGTTTTATTAGATCTCCTTCATCGCACACAGGATTATAGAGGATCAGGATATTTACTGAGCTGCATGTACAGCTTCCTCTTTTACACGTGACTCCACGGCTTCAGGGCTAACGGTGGCTCAGGATCCGGTCATTACTACTGCACACCCATCAGCCAGAGCTTCGTTCCATTAATAATGTGGacaggaaagagaggaagacaaagagaaagagacaaagagaaaaaggcATGCAGATGgagaaataacaaaaacaaacaaatgaacagacaatcaaacacacaaacaaataaaaataaataaataaataaacaaatatacaaacaaaaaagcaaacaaacaaacaaacaaagtacAAACAAGTAAATGGgatgcagaaagaaagaaagaaagaaagaaagaaatggcttgcaaatgggggaaaaatcatacaaacaaaaaagcaaacaaacaaacaaacaaataaataaataaatgggatgcagaagaaagaaagaaagaaagaaagaaagaaagaaagaaaaaaagcatgtgAGTGGgggaaaatcaaacaaatatacaaacaaaaaagcaagcaaacaaacaaacaaataaataaataaatgggatgcagaagaaagaaagaaagaaagaaagttttaCAGGCTGGAAATACATTATCAACTTAACATGTAAGGCAATGTAAGACCTAAAAggaaatttagttttttttaatgcagactcaagatggccgcctccgcagtgtttcagtgctcaGACAGAACAGTTTAGTTCATGTTTAGAGAAGACAGGAAGTCCCTGTGTGTCctctgtgtcctaaaccacagcAGCTTGTCTGTGAGACTGAGGAACTGGGTGTGGTCTGACATTTCAGGTGTGTCTTTCAATACTCGAAGCTACATTAGCATCAGAGCTCCAGAGCAAAAGTAGCAAAAGAAGCAAACGCTGCTGTCTCGGCTAAGCGACTACTgtacattcatttacatttacatttgcatttatggcatttggcagacgcccttatccagagcgacttacaatagtgctttgaagtctatcaaaaatacattctgatattggctcgctaggtcacaaactaggaataccatcagtccaaaaactctgttggggaggtgatttttttttttttttgtgaaagtgctaatttaagtattttaagtatttaagcattttattaCATTCAGCGTAAAGATCAGCGTATCATCACACTCTTACATCAAACTGTGGTGATTTTCACGGataggttttgtttttgtaagtgGATGAGCAGCACGTTAACTGAGAGTCGATCCTGCTGCATGTAGAGATGCACGGAGaccaaggtcaaaggtcaaactgCAAACGCTGCAAATGAGAGCtatttgtgtgcatgtacacTGCTAGAACAACAGTTTCGATCGTGTGTGCTTCATTACAGTGATCCAGATCGACTGTTTCCAGCTCCATCTAGACctttttccaataaaataaaaacctttctcAGTCCATTTAAACTATTTCTACTACTGTTAGATGTACTTTTACTCGAACTCATTTCTTTAACGAGTTTAACCAAAATGTTAATACAGAGTGtacaaatattataaaattataatatttgataatatttgtttcattctggattctgattggtcagaaagtgttgattagttttctataccagcagctctgacagtagtgcagctacaagtcacaggtttatattaatgccctcgttccaatacattatcgtttctatagcaacagctcattcgtagggacgtgtacagcggacatCCTCTCCCTTTTCAGGATAATTATCTTTGTGCTATAATGAAAGGTCCAGGAAAGCGCTTACAGAACTGAAGTTGTGGTGTTTAAAGGTGACGTAGTGGTCAGGAAACATCCTGCGTCATTACGGGATGAGTCATTACGGGATGAGTCATTATGGGATGAGTCATTACGGGATGAATCATTATGGGATGAGTCATTACGGGATGAGTCATTATGCGCCTTGCATGCGTTTCTACTTACGTCTATTGATCCTGCATATCAAATCCAAACACTTATGTAACATTCAAATCAACGGTCAGCTAGTTTCATGACGATATCTCGCTTTAAACTGACCACAGACTGTTGACCAAGTGTTGATTACCATCAAAGAACAAAGACGACGTGCACTGACTTCATTTACACAACAACATGGATCTGATAATGACAAAGACTTTAAGataattaatcatttacacTAACTCTCTCATTAGCATCTGAAAAAGCGCCCTTAGCAATGCAAATTAGCATTACAGAGACGTACACTGTAATGTGAGATGATATTTAGTCTTGAGATAAGACTGAAACATTTTAGCAATAGATTTTTGCCAAAAAAGTGTCTGAGTCTAAGAAAATATCTGAAATGTAGGCGATATGTTTAATAGTTTTAATAGTTCAATGTTATTATATGATTATGTAACCTGTATCAAGAATTATTTTACTAACTGCTAATCACGTAATAATCATTTCTTTTATGAAGCATATTGTATATAATACTATGTAGCTCAAGGGCATTAATAATGGACAAAATAGTtgaattaaaaagtaaagaaataaaagaaaaaaattcaaacgaaaagtgcattaaaaatgatgaataaaacaaacattaatcGTCATTCATAGACACTAAAAGGCAAAAAAGTTCATTAAATACAtgaacaaacaaagaaataaataaagcctgTGTAAAAATCTGGATGTAATATATGatatacactgaagatatttttcattttatgcattcatttttaaaaatgaaatgtttattatttatttatttatttattaattaataaactgttgTTTTACTCACCTTAAACTGGTAACGCAGAGATTTCAGCATCTTTTGCACTGCTAGAGTCCGGTGTGGAGTGAAGATCCAATACACAGGCTTGGGaaggtaagtgtgtgtaagggtgtgtgtgtgtgtaagtgtggtGTGAGAGAGAATTTATATGCTCACAACCTGTTGGTCAGCAAAGGAAATCCCTCAGGTTAGGTAATCGTGGCCACGCCCACTGTCACTCTTACAGCACTAATGCACGTACTCattcacacagtgtgtgtgtgtgtgtgtgtgtgtactctacCACCTACTTGGAACGGATTTGATAGATAATGTTAACTATGACCTGAATTTTAGAAACTCTagacttttatttttcctgtctAAAGTAGAAAAGTTGGATAAAAAAGTGAGATAAAAAGTGatggaaatattttcagaaaaaaaaatgtagaaagacTCAATTTCTCCAAGTGtgatatattaaaaacattgaAACTTTTGGAAATTATTGTAGAATAGTTGAtcgaataaataaatgatgaaggAAAAGGAgggataaagagaaagaaaagaaaataaaataaagaaaaataaagcgaATGTTGGGTATGcaggtgaaaaaagaaaaaggttgcTAGAACAAAGAAACAATTAAGCAATGACAAACAAAAAGTAGAtatatagagaaagaaagaaagaaagaaaatagaacaaacaaataaataagaataaaaagagAGTAAGTAAATTGGAGAAGTTGGGTTAAAATGGGTATAGAGgggaaaagaaagaacgaaagaaaaaagaaagaaagaactgtcAACTTGCAAAGAccaatgaaaaaaaggaaaaacagaaaggagCATGTTTGAGAAGATTTACAGCATTAATGCATCATGAAGAagaatggagagaaaggaaaactTTTGAATTTTTTGTCTAAAATGAACCTTGTTAATAAATTTTCTGAATATTTAGCAGAATTTTAATCACGTGATTGCATGAATGCGGTGCTGTTTGTGTTCCACTgatattatttatgttaaaaacattcaaatccTGAATCAAAAGGTGATAGCTCTCGAATCAAAGTGAAGTCAGAAGTTACTGACTGGGGTTGCCAGGTTTCCAGCTACATCTCAAAacccacacaaaagacctggaAGTAGCCTAAACATCTGGACACTGGAAACATGTTAGAAACACGAgacacatttcttctttttctcagccttttctTGGAAAACAagtgtatcacacacacagcacatctgaTGTACAAatattatccactccataatccacCTTTCCCTCTTTCAGCCTTTGTCATATATCTTACAAAAGGAAATGTAGATTCTGTAAATCATACACACGCCGTCTGCGTTTACActttgtggaaatttattagatttaattctgatgaTTTGATATAAAACAAGCTCTTGGAATCCATGAACTATTTTAAACtaacccaatctggcaacccagtcATTAAACTGTCCTGTCTGCTCCTCCTCATtatccactgaaaatgttcatagagtgTGTATGGGGCAGTCAACATCCTGCCCCATGGATGTCTGTTAGTGCCTGTTGCacttcccatttttgaccactaggtgcaataataactctgtggaAGCTAAGCGGGGAAGTGCGCATGTGGTGTTTGTGCAACATCAAGAAACGCGAGCAACTCTAATGCCATAAGCTGctgtacagagagacagaaacacgtGTTCATCTCTGAGAAAACATTTGCTCTTGTTGctgaggttgtgtgtgtatgtgtgtgtgtgagtgtgtgtgtgtctgtgtctgctgCAAGTGGACACTGGTG is a window from the Pangasianodon hypophthalmus isolate fPanHyp1 chromosome 16, fPanHyp1.pri, whole genome shotgun sequence genome containing:
- the LOC113545664 gene encoding TLD domain-containing protein 2; this translates as MLKSLRYQFKMSRLSKGESCSIWFEGSVEDEEDDDEDFHMVEVQDECTDGQKLENECTFWDVPRLLGLEGITSNITSEDSKVLSITQIQQLSHSLPATLRLCEWMLTYRTQSHGSSLRTLYRTTNKLDTCMIVLVKDTYGQVFGAVCSAPLRVSSTYYGTGQTFLFSFSPHLQVYKWTGINSYFIKGSVDSLVFGGGLGRFGLWLHGDLLRGRSQRCETFDNDVLSSEEDFIINELEVWALV